From a single Oreochromis niloticus isolate F11D_XX linkage group LG3, O_niloticus_UMD_NMBU, whole genome shotgun sequence genomic region:
- the LOC102079945 gene encoding Fc receptor-like protein 5 isoform X4: MMIAPVCLMITAAAATLSIHPGRSVFFFYETVTLSCAVPGSFSSWTVKRNTSTKSSVPCETWGQLNGSSCTIKGVYPSDSGVYWCESDSGECSNTINIRVATGVILQGPAVPLIEGDSVTLNCSYKEKYAKESTSTFSTAFYRNGTFIEKMPEGRLRLIRVSKEDEGIYKCEHPEKGQSPEIWLEVRARAPSTTAPPPPPPPLMSLPRLAYTIFLFILFTGILLLCISMRQRFTRGPAASPAAETEAKMRESDRL; this comes from the exons ATGATGATCGCACCAGTCTGCCTCATGATCA ctgcagctgctgctacTCTCAGCATCCATCCTGGCAGGtcagtcttctttttttatgaaaCTGTGACTCTGAGCTGTGCAGTGCCAGGCAGCTTCAGCAGCTGGACAGTGAAGAGAAACACCTCCACAAAGTCTTCTGTTCCATGTGAGACCTGGGGCCAATTAAATGGGTCATCCTGCACCATCAAAGGTGTCTACCCATCAGACAGTGgagtgtactggtgtgagtctgacAGCGGGGAGTGCAGCAACACCATCAACATCAGAGTGGCAA CTGGTGTGATCCTGCAGGGTCCTGCTGTTCCTCTGATTGAGGGAGACAGTGTGACACTAAACTGCTCCTATAAGGAAAAATATGCAAAGGAGTCTACGTCCACTTTCAGTACAGCATTCTACAGAAATGGTACTTTTATTGAAAAAATGCCTGAAGGAAGGTTGAGGCTTATCCGTGTGTCCAAGGAGGACGAAGGCATCTACAAGTGTGAACATCCCGAAAAAGGACAGTCACCGGAGATCTGGCTGGAAGTGAGAG CTCGAGCTCCGTCTACgactgctcctcctcctcctcctcctcctctgatgTCTCTTCCCAGGCTGGCGTACACAATCTTTTTGTTCATCCTGTTCACTGGTATACTCCTACTGTGTATATCTATGCGCCAAAGGTTCACTCGAG gTCCCGCTGCATCTCCTGCAGCTGAAACTGAGGCAAAAATGAGAGAGTCTGATCGTCTCTGA
- the LOC102079945 gene encoding Fc receptor-like protein 5 isoform X3 produces the protein MMIAPVCLMITAAAATLSIHPDRSVLFFYETVTLSCAVPGSFSSWTVKRNTSTKSSVSCETWGQLNGSSCTIKGVYPSDSGVYWCESDSGECSNTINIRVATGVILQGPAVPLTEGDSVTLNCSYKEKYAKQSTSNFSAAFYRNGTFIGNKSEGRMSFIHVSKENEGFYKCEHPTKGRSPEIWLEVRARAPSTTAPPPPPPPLMSLPRLAYTIFLFILFTGILLLCISMRQRFTRGPAASPAAETEAKMRESDRL, from the exons ATGATGATCGCACCAGTCTGCCTCATGATCA ctgcagctgctgctacTCTCAGCATCCATCCCGACAGGTCagtcttatttttttatgaaactGTGACTCTGAGCTGTGCAGTGCCAGGCAGCTTCAGCAGCTGGACAGTGAAGAGAAACACCTCCACAAAGTCTTCTGTTTCATGTGAGACCTGGGGCCAATTAAATGGGTCATCCTGCACCATCAAAGGTGTCTACCCATCAGACAGTGgagtgtactggtgtgagtctgacAGCGGGGAGTGCAGCAACACCATCAACATCAGAGTGGCAA CTGGTGTGATCCTGCAGGGTCCTGCTGTTCCTCTGACTGAGGGAGACAGTGTGACACTAAACTGCTCCTATAAGGAAAAATATGCGAAACAGTCTACGTCCAATTTCAGTGCTGCATTTTACAGAAATGGTACTTTTATTGGAAATAAGTCTGAAGGAAGGATGAGCTTTATCCATGTGTCCAAGGagaacgaaggcttctacaagTGTGAACATCCAACAAAAGGACGGTCACCGGAGATCTGGCTGGAAGTGagag CTCGAGCTCCGTCTACgactgctcctcctcctcctcctcctcctctgatgTCTCTTCCCAGGCTGGCGTACACAATCTTTTTGTTCATCCTGTTCACTGGTATACTCCTACTGTGTATATCTATGCGCCAAAGGTTCACTCGAG gTCCCGCTGCATCTCCTGCAGCTGAAACTGAGGCAAAAATGAGAGAGTCTGATCGTCTCTGA
- the LOC102079945 gene encoding Fc receptor-like protein 5 isoform X2, producing MFYSPTHCRLVFYNMKSMEPLLIFSLWTLIHCLDFVKAAATLSIHPDRSVLFFYETVTLSCAVPGSFSSWTVKRNTSTKSSVSCETWGQLNGSSCTIKGVYPSDSGVYWCESDSGECSNTINIRVATGVILQGPAVPLTEGDSVTLNCSYKEKYAKQSTSNFSAAFYRNGTFIGNKSEGRMSFIHVSKENEGFYKCEHPTKGRSPEIWLEVRARAPSTTAPPPPPPPLMSLPRLAYTIFLFILFTGILLLCISMRQRFTRGPAASPAAETEAKMRESDRL from the exons ATGTTTTATTCTCCCACACACTGTCGACTTGTTTTCTATAATATGAAATCCATGGAGCCTCTTCTCATTTTCTCACTGTGGACTCTCATCCACTGCTTGGATTTTGTTAAAG ctgctgctacTCTCAGCATCCATCCCGACAGGTCagtcttatttttttatgaaactGTGACTCTGAGCTGTGCAGTGCCAGGCAGCTTCAGCAGCTGGACAGTGAAGAGAAACACCTCCACAAAGTCTTCTGTTTCATGTGAGACCTGGGGCCAATTAAATGGGTCATCCTGCACCATCAAAGGTGTCTACCCATCAGACAGTGgagtgtactggtgtgagtctgacAGCGGGGAGTGCAGCAACACCATCAACATCAGAGTGGCAA CTGGTGTGATCCTGCAGGGTCCTGCTGTTCCTCTGACTGAGGGAGACAGTGTGACACTAAACTGCTCCTATAAGGAAAAATATGCGAAACAGTCTACGTCCAATTTCAGTGCTGCATTTTACAGAAATGGTACTTTTATTGGAAATAAGTCTGAAGGAAGGATGAGCTTTATCCATGTGTCCAAGGagaacgaaggcttctacaagTGTGAACATCCAACAAAAGGACGGTCACCGGAGATCTGGCTGGAAGTGagag CTCGAGCTCCGTCTACgactgctcctcctcctcctcctcctcctctgatgTCTCTTCCCAGGCTGGCGTACACAATCTTTTTGTTCATCCTGTTCACTGGTATACTCCTACTGTGTATATCTATGCGCCAAAGGTTCACTCGAG gTCCCGCTGCATCTCCTGCAGCTGAAACTGAGGCAAAAATGAGAGAGTCTGATCGTCTCTGA
- the LOC102079945 gene encoding Fc receptor-like protein 5 isoform X1, whose product MFYSPTHCRLVFYNMKSMEPLLIFSLWTLIHCLDFVKAAAAATLSIHPDRSVLFFYETVTLSCAVPGSFSSWTVKRNTSTKSSVSCETWGQLNGSSCTIKGVYPSDSGVYWCESDSGECSNTINIRVATGVILQGPAVPLTEGDSVTLNCSYKEKYAKQSTSNFSAAFYRNGTFIGNKSEGRMSFIHVSKENEGFYKCEHPTKGRSPEIWLEVRARAPSTTAPPPPPPPLMSLPRLAYTIFLFILFTGILLLCISMRQRFTRGPAASPAAETEAKMRESDRL is encoded by the exons ATGTTTTATTCTCCCACACACTGTCGACTTGTTTTCTATAATATGAAATCCATGGAGCCTCTTCTCATTTTCTCACTGTGGACTCTCATCCACTGCTTGGATTTTGTTAAAG ctgcagctgctgctacTCTCAGCATCCATCCCGACAGGTCagtcttatttttttatgaaactGTGACTCTGAGCTGTGCAGTGCCAGGCAGCTTCAGCAGCTGGACAGTGAAGAGAAACACCTCCACAAAGTCTTCTGTTTCATGTGAGACCTGGGGCCAATTAAATGGGTCATCCTGCACCATCAAAGGTGTCTACCCATCAGACAGTGgagtgtactggtgtgagtctgacAGCGGGGAGTGCAGCAACACCATCAACATCAGAGTGGCAA CTGGTGTGATCCTGCAGGGTCCTGCTGTTCCTCTGACTGAGGGAGACAGTGTGACACTAAACTGCTCCTATAAGGAAAAATATGCGAAACAGTCTACGTCCAATTTCAGTGCTGCATTTTACAGAAATGGTACTTTTATTGGAAATAAGTCTGAAGGAAGGATGAGCTTTATCCATGTGTCCAAGGagaacgaaggcttctacaagTGTGAACATCCAACAAAAGGACGGTCACCGGAGATCTGGCTGGAAGTGagag CTCGAGCTCCGTCTACgactgctcctcctcctcctcctcctcctctgatgTCTCTTCCCAGGCTGGCGTACACAATCTTTTTGTTCATCCTGTTCACTGGTATACTCCTACTGTGTATATCTATGCGCCAAAGGTTCACTCGAG gTCCCGCTGCATCTCCTGCAGCTGAAACTGAGGCAAAAATGAGAGAGTCTGATCGTCTCTGA